A window of the Campylobacter massiliensis genome harbors these coding sequences:
- the gpmI gene encoding 2,3-bisphosphoglycerate-independent phosphoglycerate mutase, which yields MAQKTILVITDGIGYNESSEFNAFAAAKKPTYDWLFKNIPNALIKTSGLAVGLPDGQMGNSEVGHMCIGSGRVLYQNLVKISLGFENGSLAKSQKLLNLFKTCKCVHVVGLYSDGGVHSHMNHFDAMCSLAVANGCEVCAHAITDGRDVGPKSGLAFIKSLQEKAQNVGFKLASVSGRFYAMDRDKRWERVKTAYDAMARGENAQTISPLEYVMQSYEAGVTDEFIVPASFGGFEGIGEDDGVIFINFRNDRVREIAAALGDENFSEFARLFVVKNLLTMTEYDANFAFPVLFENEKLKNTLAEVVANAGLTQLHTAETEKYAHVTFFFNGGVEELAQNETRVLVPSPKVKTYDEKPEMSAQAVCEAVLKGVEDGQDFIVVNFANGDMVGHTGEFDAAVKAVEAVDAALGRIVAKAKEKNYALIITSDHGNCEQMKDAQGNLLTNHTTFDVFCFVMGEGVKAVKAGGLNNIAASVLALMGIEKPAEMDEALF from the coding sequence ATGGCGCAAAAAACTATTTTGGTGATCACCGACGGCATCGGATACAATGAAAGTAGCGAATTTAACGCATTTGCGGCGGCAAAAAAGCCCACATACGACTGGTTGTTTAAAAACATCCCAAACGCGCTCATAAAAACCTCGGGCCTAGCAGTGGGCCTACCCGACGGACAGATGGGAAACAGCGAGGTCGGACACATGTGCATCGGTAGCGGGCGGGTTTTGTATCAAAATTTGGTAAAAATTTCGCTCGGTTTTGAAAACGGCTCACTGGCTAAAAGCCAAAAGCTTTTAAATTTGTTTAAAACCTGCAAGTGCGTCCACGTCGTCGGGCTTTACAGCGACGGCGGCGTGCATTCGCACATGAACCACTTTGACGCGATGTGCTCTCTTGCGGTCGCAAACGGTTGCGAAGTATGCGCTCATGCGATAACCGACGGTCGCGACGTGGGTCCAAAAAGCGGGCTGGCTTTCATAAAATCACTGCAAGAAAAGGCGCAAAATGTGGGCTTTAAGCTAGCTAGCGTTAGCGGTAGATTTTACGCGATGGACCGCGACAAGCGCTGGGAGCGGGTAAAAACGGCCTACGACGCGATGGCGCGCGGAGAAAACGCGCAAACCATCTCGCCGCTAGAATACGTCATGCAAAGCTACGAGGCGGGCGTGACGGATGAGTTTATCGTGCCGGCTAGCTTTGGCGGATTTGAGGGGATAGGCGAGGATGACGGCGTGATATTTATAAATTTTAGAAACGACCGCGTGCGCGAGATCGCGGCGGCTTTGGGCGATGAAAATTTTAGCGAATTTGCGCGCCTGTTCGTCGTTAAAAATCTACTCACGATGACCGAATACGACGCAAATTTCGCCTTTCCCGTGCTATTTGAAAACGAAAAGCTAAAAAATACCCTTGCCGAGGTCGTCGCAAACGCGGGCCTAACGCAGCTGCACACCGCCGAGACCGAGAAATACGCGCACGTGACCTTTTTCTTTAACGGCGGCGTCGAGGAGCTCGCCCAAAACGAAACTAGGGTGCTGGTGCCAAGCCCCAAAGTAAAAACCTACGACGAAAAGCCCGAAATGAGCGCGCAGGCCGTGTGCGAAGCAGTGCTAAAAGGGGTGGAAGACGGACAAGACTTTATCGTGGTAAATTTTGCAAACGGCGATATGGTCGGGCATACGGGCGAATTTGACGCGGCGGTAAAGGCGGTCGAGGCCGTGGATGCGGCGCTGGGACGCATCGTGGCAAAGGCTAAAGAGAAAAACTACGCGCTAATCATCACGAGCGACCACGGCAACTGCGAGCAGATGAAGGACGCGCAGGGCAATCTGCTAACCAACCACACGACTTTTGACGTATTTTGTTTCGTGATGGGCGAGGGCGTAAAGGCGGTAAAAGCGGGCGGTCTAAACAATATAGCCGCGAGCGTTTTAGCACTGATGGGCATCGAAAAACCCGCCGAGATGGACGAGGCGCTGTTTTAA
- the murC gene encoding UDP-N-acetylmuramate--L-alanine ligase: protein MENSSQKNFKIERKKVHFIGIGGIGISAIARFLHEKGFIISGSDIKESPTTRELAAQGIDVITPHSKAAIKDQDFVIYSAAIKPDNIELVEARSKGLQCLSRKEALPMVLEGKRVFSVAGAHGKSTTSAMLSSLVEGSVIIGAIAKQFGSNMKYEPCDNVIFEADESDSSFLNSNPYLAVVTNAEPEHMEHYGYDLEKFHAAYRGFLERAKVRVINAEDEFLGTLKLDAVRLYPSVDITELSMIVRDFVPYTAFNLKNLGKFEVLGMGEHIAVDASLAILAALNETSLAQIRQNLLNFKGIKKRFDILTASRKFVLIDDYAHHPTEIKATLQSVFEYAKLLGITKITAIFQPHRFTRLSANLQGFKECFDGIDELVILPVYAAGETPIDINLKEEFKRYNPVMTQKVAREGEGIAFTDEFGVKNLLDDGLVIGFGAGDITYQLRGDA, encoded by the coding sequence ATGGAAAATTCAAGTCAAAAAAATTTCAAAATCGAGCGTAAAAAGGTCCATTTTATCGGTATCGGCGGTATCGGCATCTCGGCGATCGCGCGGTTTTTGCATGAAAAAGGCTTCATCATCAGCGGTAGCGACATCAAAGAAAGCCCGACCACGCGCGAGCTAGCCGCGCAGGGCATCGACGTCATCACGCCGCACAGCAAGGCCGCGATCAAGGATCAGGACTTCGTCATCTACTCGGCCGCGATAAAGCCCGACAACATCGAGCTCGTCGAAGCGCGAAGCAAAGGCTTGCAGTGCCTATCGCGCAAAGAGGCGCTGCCGATGGTGCTTGAGGGCAAGCGCGTGTTTTCGGTAGCGGGCGCGCACGGCAAAAGCACGACCTCAGCGATGCTCTCTAGCCTCGTGGAGGGCTCGGTCATCATCGGTGCGATCGCCAAGCAGTTTGGCTCAAATATGAAATACGAGCCCTGCGACAACGTCATTTTCGAAGCCGACGAGAGCGATAGTAGCTTTCTTAACTCAAACCCGTATCTAGCCGTCGTGACCAACGCCGAACCCGAGCATATGGAGCATTACGGCTATGATTTGGAGAAATTTCACGCGGCGTATCGAGGCTTTTTGGAGCGAGCCAAGGTGCGCGTGATAAACGCCGAGGACGAGTTTTTAGGCACGCTCAAGCTAGATGCCGTGCGCCTTTATCCGAGCGTCGATATCACCGAGCTTAGTATGATCGTGCGCGATTTCGTGCCCTATACCGCGTTTAATCTAAAAAATTTAGGCAAATTTGAAGTACTGGGCATGGGCGAGCACATCGCCGTGGACGCGTCGCTAGCCATACTTGCGGCGCTAAATGAAACCTCTCTGGCGCAAATTAGGCAAAATTTGCTAAATTTTAAAGGTATCAAAAAGCGCTTCGATATCCTAACAGCGAGCAGGAAATTCGTACTCATCGACGACTACGCGCATCATCCTACTGAGATCAAGGCTACTTTGCAATCGGTCTTTGAGTATGCCAAACTACTAGGCATCACCAAGATCACGGCGATCTTTCAGCCGCACAGATTTACGCGTCTGAGCGCAAATTTGCAGGGCTTTAAGGAGTGCTTTGACGGTATAGACGAGCTAGTTATCCTGCCTGTTTACGCCGCGGGCGAGACGCCGATAGATATAAATTTAAAGGAGGAATTTAAACGCTACAACCCAGTGATGACGCAAAAAGTCGCGCGCGAGGGCGAGGGGATTGCTTTTACGGACGAGTTTGGCGTGAAAAACCTGCTCGATGACGGCCTAGTGATCGGCTTTGGCGCGGGCGACATCACGTATCAGCTGCGAGGCGACGCATGA
- a CDS encoding endonuclease MutS2 — MERFNSFLARPKPLFMAGDSRLHYEKILELSQKQFDPPAPAQNLDDALMRLSKQATLHVSEIFEFAKIISYFTYLKTLKFEGKLGEWLAKIEIPQPMLKLANSFDKNGELKDEVDERLGGIRDAFSAKRAQIDADLRRLIYSKSIAPYLVDTQVHYISSVEALLVRGGFNHVLKGTVVARSSGGYFYVAPENIQKLKKEQSELLDKKEQIVYEHCKIFSSAMHKGLPFLKFINGAFDVFDAYCARVFTAKSADFEFVLPSGGSNLKLANFAHPALKNPKSISIDFSKKVLLITGVNAGGKSMLLKSLIAAAFLAKYLLPMRINAQNSQIGNFKEFDAIIEDPQNVKNDISTFAGRMVHFSKLFTKKNLLIGVDEIELGTDFEEAASLYGVMIERLMGQDIKMIITTHHKRLAMLLAKNPDVELVAALYDEENSRPKFEFLKGTIGKSYAFETAARYGIAANLVAQAKKIYGEDKENLNEIITKTLNLEVQLKEKLESAEKKEQKLDSLIENLKEQKERAEAEQHEVITRLEREYFKAINEARRAINLDDTKEKQRALNRANEAKRAVQKPEISAAPELKVGDRVKYGKIKGVVTSLGKNDAVIQTDNVSMRVPINQLKISGETPAPAKKSGINLSVQKPQNASVTLDLHGLRADEAVQKLDKFISDSLVMGFDEVQVYHGIGTGKLAYAVKNFLREHPSVKEFFDAPAGQGGFGAQIVRL; from the coding sequence ATGGAGCGGTTTAACTCCTTTCTAGCGCGCCCAAAGCCGCTTTTTATGGCGGGCGACAGCAGGTTGCATTATGAGAAAATTTTAGAACTCTCGCAAAAGCAGTTTGATCCGCCCGCACCGGCTCAAAACCTAGACGACGCGCTTATGCGCCTTAGCAAACAAGCCACGCTGCACGTGAGCGAGATTTTCGAGTTTGCTAAGATAATCAGCTACTTTACCTACCTAAAAACGCTCAAATTTGAAGGCAAACTAGGCGAGTGGCTCGCTAAAATCGAGATCCCGCAGCCGATGCTAAAGCTCGCAAATTCATTTGACAAAAACGGCGAGCTAAAAGACGAAGTAGACGAGCGTCTAGGTGGTATCAGAGACGCGTTTAGCGCCAAAAGAGCGCAAATAGACGCCGATCTACGCCGCCTCATCTACTCAAAATCTATCGCGCCCTACCTCGTCGATACGCAGGTGCACTACATCAGCTCGGTCGAGGCGCTGCTCGTGCGAGGCGGGTTTAACCACGTGCTAAAGGGCACGGTCGTGGCTAGAAGCTCGGGCGGATACTTCTACGTCGCGCCCGAAAACATCCAAAAACTCAAAAAAGAGCAAAGCGAGTTGCTGGATAAAAAAGAGCAGATCGTCTACGAACACTGCAAAATTTTTAGCTCCGCGATGCACAAGGGCTTGCCGTTTCTGAAATTTATAAACGGCGCGTTTGACGTATTTGACGCCTACTGCGCGCGGGTTTTTACGGCTAAAAGCGCTGATTTTGAGTTCGTGCTGCCAAGCGGCGGGTCAAATTTAAAGCTAGCAAATTTCGCCCATCCCGCGCTAAAAAATCCAAAAAGCATCAGCATCGACTTTAGCAAAAAGGTGCTACTTATCACGGGCGTAAACGCAGGCGGTAAATCGATGCTGCTAAAATCGCTGATAGCCGCAGCCTTTCTAGCTAAATACCTACTTCCGATGCGCATAAACGCGCAAAATTCGCAGATCGGAAATTTCAAGGAATTTGACGCCATCATCGAGGATCCGCAAAACGTGAAAAACGACATATCGACCTTTGCCGGGCGCATGGTGCATTTTTCCAAGCTTTTTACGAAGAAAAATCTGCTCATCGGAGTCGATGAGATTGAGCTTGGAACGGATTTTGAGGAGGCGGCGAGCCTGTACGGCGTGATGATCGAGCGGCTGATGGGTCAGGATATCAAGATGATCATCACCACCCACCACAAGCGCCTTGCGATGCTGCTAGCTAAAAACCCGGACGTCGAGCTCGTCGCCGCGCTATATGACGAGGAAAACTCGCGGCCTAAATTTGAGTTTTTAAAGGGTACGATCGGCAAATCATACGCCTTTGAGACCGCGGCTAGATACGGTATCGCGGCAAATTTGGTCGCCCAGGCGAAAAAAATCTACGGCGAAGACAAAGAAAATCTAAACGAAATCATCACAAAGACGTTAAATTTAGAGGTGCAGCTCAAAGAAAAGCTCGAAAGCGCCGAGAAAAAAGAGCAAAAGCTAGACTCTCTAATCGAAAATTTAAAAGAGCAAAAAGAGCGCGCCGAGGCCGAGCAACACGAGGTTATAACGCGGCTAGAGCGGGAGTATTTCAAGGCGATAAACGAGGCTAGGCGAGCGATAAATCTAGACGATACCAAAGAAAAACAGCGCGCCCTAAACCGCGCAAACGAGGCTAAACGCGCCGTGCAAAAGCCAGAAATCTCCGCCGCACCCGAGCTAAAAGTCGGCGACCGCGTCAAATACGGCAAGATCAAAGGCGTCGTGACAAGTCTCGGTAAAAACGATGCCGTGATACAAACCGACAACGTGAGCATGCGCGTACCGATAAATCAGCTAAAAATCAGCGGCGAAACGCCAGCACCCGCGAAAAAATCGGGCATAAATCTAAGCGTGCAAAAACCGCAAAACGCTAGCGTCACGCTCGATCTGCACGGCTTGCGCGCTGACGAAGCGGTGCAAAAGCTGGATAAATTTATCTCAGATAGCCTAGTGATGGGCTTTGACGAGGTGCAGGTGTATCACGGCATCGGCACGGGCAAGCTCGCCTACGCGGTCAAAAACTTCTTGCGCGAGCATCCGAGCGTGAAGGAGTTTTTTGACGCGCCGGCGGGGCAGGGGGGATTTGGAGCGCAGATAGTGCGGCTGTAA
- a CDS encoding LysE family transporter, whose translation MDAFLQGLLLGFSAAVPLGPVNVMIMSAAVRSFWSAFAIGLGAMSADVAYLLLLAFGVLEYLQGETVEKFIGIFGFCYLAYISCVIFKNANRPVTADAQGGEVKFGKNYAKGLFATLANPYTVGFWLSVAGFAKSFENAGAVVAGLVAAIFIWIVSMPFAVHKSAKFISQNVAKWLNYVCAVILLGFAFFLLYKLYFYKLEFL comes from the coding sequence ATGGACGCGTTTTTGCAGGGCTTGCTGCTAGGTTTTAGCGCGGCGGTACCGCTGGGGCCCGTAAACGTGATGATAATGAGCGCTGCGGTAAGGTCGTTTTGGTCGGCGTTTGCTATCGGGCTGGGTGCTATGAGCGCGGACGTGGCGTATCTGCTGCTTTTGGCGTTTGGCGTGCTTGAGTATTTGCAGGGCGAAACGGTAGAAAAATTCATCGGGATTTTTGGATTTTGCTACCTAGCCTACATATCTTGCGTCATCTTTAAAAATGCCAATAGGCCTGTAACGGCGGACGCACAGGGTGGTGAAGTAAAATTTGGTAAAAACTACGCAAAAGGCCTTTTTGCCACGCTTGCAAACCCGTACACCGTCGGATTTTGGCTTAGCGTGGCAGGCTTTGCCAAAAGCTTTGAAAACGCGGGCGCGGTCGTAGCGGGGCTAGTCGCGGCGATATTTATCTGGATCGTTTCTATGCCGTTTGCCGTGCATAAAAGCGCCAAATTTATCTCGCAAAACGTCGCAAAATGGCTAAACTACGTGTGTGCGGTCATTTTGCTGGGGTTTGCTTTCTTTTTACTTTATAAATTATATTTTTATAAATTAGAGTTTTTATAA
- a CDS encoding EAL domain-containing protein yields the protein MQNFDIKKSMTQFIVLPIAVLVICSFLVISFIFYNKFQDSTNYPSNVTVNEKAEAFMNIIQIIYKNIAKGDIKEFQRYSEATKAVPSWIFKQAGEKGELLVLASSQHPNLIGEVLPYKFCEMDGKAHVNLKQNGVYKRINLIQDNKAEVCYFKKIGDVILGYNMIHNVKISGLDDPLFGEWFIVNMKNTFIVTGVMAFICIFQYFLFYRGIRDNQISLVKSNEKLLEKNAEMQRRLYSDDLTGLPNKVALERDTADMKNPKVIVMDIDEFRKMNNYFGASVCDQILIKMTEVSKKFAEDNGMTVYRVGPDQFALVEDAELFIDRYEDLANELLDNIKGLVIDVIAEDGEQSEIEIHCTVGFALDESDTLKKAMTALEFAKQSGKDYFCYFKNIDDTPQYAEQITRSNMIRNAIINDKIVPFYQPIFNKEKRIVKYETLIRIQNSNEIISPSVFLEVSKRIKRYTDIEKMLIEKSFKLIAERPDAMISINLSGRDMTDGDVSVFIIEKMNKYKVAGRVIFEILEDENIENIERIGVFIDRVRRMGAKIAIDDFGSGYSNFSYILKLKPDYIKIDGSIIKNIDTNEDSRVITGAIIAFAKKLDITVIAEFVRSKEVYDTCVELGVDEFQGFYLGEPSDSLR from the coding sequence ATGCAAAATTTTGATATTAAAAAATCGATGACTCAGTTCATCGTCCTGCCGATCGCCGTGCTCGTGATCTGCTCGTTTCTGGTAATATCTTTTATATTTTATAATAAATTTCAGGACTCGACTAACTACCCGTCAAACGTAACCGTTAACGAGAAGGCCGAGGCCTTTATGAATATAATTCAAATCATATATAAAAATATAGCAAAAGGCGATATAAAGGAGTTTCAGCGCTACTCTGAGGCTACTAAGGCCGTGCCGTCTTGGATATTTAAACAAGCGGGCGAAAAAGGCGAACTCCTAGTCCTAGCTAGCTCGCAGCATCCAAATTTGATAGGCGAAGTTTTGCCGTATAAATTTTGCGAGATGGACGGCAAAGCTCACGTAAATTTAAAACAAAACGGCGTATATAAGCGCATAAATCTCATACAGGACAACAAGGCCGAGGTTTGCTATTTTAAGAAAATAGGCGACGTGATCCTTGGCTACAACATGATTCACAACGTCAAAATTTCAGGCTTGGACGATCCGCTTTTTGGAGAGTGGTTTATCGTAAATATGAAAAATACGTTCATCGTGACGGGCGTTATGGCGTTCATTTGTATTTTTCAGTATTTTCTCTTTTATAGAGGTATCCGTGATAATCAAATTTCGCTAGTAAAAAGCAACGAAAAGCTCCTGGAAAAAAATGCCGAAATGCAAAGGCGTCTTTATAGCGACGATCTTACCGGCTTGCCAAATAAAGTAGCCCTCGAGCGCGATACGGCGGATATGAAAAATCCTAAAGTCATCGTCATGGATATCGATGAGTTTAGGAAGATGAATAACTATTTCGGCGCCTCGGTTTGCGATCAAATTTTGATAAAAATGACGGAAGTCTCGAAAAAATTCGCCGAGGATAACGGCATGACCGTTTACCGCGTCGGACCAGATCAGTTTGCGCTGGTCGAGGATGCGGAGCTCTTTATCGATAGATACGAGGATCTGGCAAACGAGCTTTTAGATAACATCAAAGGCCTAGTCATCGACGTGATAGCCGAGGACGGCGAACAAAGCGAGATCGAGATCCACTGTACGGTGGGCTTTGCGCTAGATGAATCAGACACGCTTAAAAAGGCGATGACGGCGCTTGAGTTTGCTAAGCAAAGCGGTAAGGATTATTTTTGCTACTTTAAAAACATCGACGATACGCCGCAATACGCCGAGCAGATCACTCGCTCAAATATGATACGAAACGCCATCATAAACGACAAGATCGTGCCGTTTTATCAGCCGATATTTAATAAAGAAAAGCGAATCGTAAAGTATGAAACTTTAATCCGCATCCAAAACAGTAACGAAATCATCTCTCCGAGCGTCTTTTTGGAGGTTTCAAAGCGCATCAAACGCTACACCGATATCGAAAAAATGCTGATCGAAAAAAGCTTTAAGCTGATCGCCGAGAGGCCTGATGCGATGATTTCGATAAATTTATCCGGACGCGATATGACCGACGGCGACGTGAGCGTGTTTATCATCGAAAAAATGAACAAATATAAAGTCGCCGGACGCGTGATATTTGAGATCTTGGAAGATGAAAATATCGAAAACATCGAGCGCATCGGAGTATTTATCGACCGCGTGCGCAGGATGGGTGCAAAGATCGCTATAGACGACTTTGGCTCTGGATACAGCAACTTCTCGTATATCCTAAAACTAAAGCCAGACTACATCAAAATCGACGGCTCCATCATCAAAAATATCGACACGAACGAGGACTCTCGCGTCATAACGGGCGCTATCATCGCATTTGCAAAGAAGCTTGATATCACGGTGATCGCTGAATTCGTCCGCTCAAAAGAGGTCTATGATACTTGCGTGGAGCTTGGCGTGGATGAATTTCAGGGCTTTTATCTGGGCGAACCTAGCGATAGCCTGCGCTAA
- the hisG gene encoding ATP phosphoribosyltransferase, whose product MLTVALPKGRIADETLAIFRKIFQSSFEFEDRKLLMSEGDFKFLMVRNQDIPTYVVNGAADIGVVGLDVLDEHRPDVVRLLDLKIGKCRVCVGIKEGEELNLNAPELKIATKMPHISRNYFAAKATALKIIKLYGSIELAPLVGLADAIVDVVETGTTMKQNGLRVAETIMHSSAHLIANKNSFIIKKDEILSLYEKIKAQI is encoded by the coding sequence ATGCTAACGGTTGCTCTACCGAAAGGTCGCATCGCCGACGAAACGCTCGCGATTTTTAGGAAAATTTTTCAAAGCTCATTTGAGTTTGAGGACAGAAAACTGCTGATGAGCGAGGGCGATTTTAAATTTCTAATGGTTCGCAACCAAGATATCCCGACCTACGTCGTGAACGGCGCTGCGGATATCGGCGTGGTGGGCCTTGACGTACTCGATGAGCATCGCCCCGACGTCGTGCGCCTACTTGATCTAAAGATCGGCAAATGCCGCGTCTGCGTGGGTATCAAAGAGGGTGAGGAGCTAAATTTAAACGCTCCCGAGCTAAAGATCGCCACCAAAATGCCGCACATCTCGCGCAACTATTTCGCCGCAAAGGCCACCGCGCTAAAGATCATCAAACTATACGGCTCGATCGAGCTAGCACCGCTGGTCGGGCTAGCCGACGCTATCGTGGACGTCGTAGAAACGGGCACGACGATGAAGCAAAACGGGCTAAGAGTCGCCGAGACCATCATGCATAGCTCTGCGCACCTCATCGCAAACAAAAATAGCTTTATCATCAAAAAAGACGAAATTTTATCGCTCTACGAAAAGATCAAGGCGCAAATTTAA
- a CDS encoding type III pantothenate kinase, whose translation MTLCDVGNTNATFFENGKITKIKLENFKDFKSDEKIYFISVNDEVTKRLQNLPKFVNLEPYFELDTIYNGLGIDRIASCYAVKNGLIIDAGSAITMDVMMNSMHLGGAIMPGISHVLKTYDDISPRLKISLNSQIDLDALPQKTTDAVSYGVIKPILLLIENMANGSKIYFTGGDGEFLSRFFTDSIYDRMLVFRGMQKLIEQKKDILC comes from the coding sequence ATGACTCTATGTGACGTAGGCAACACTAACGCCACCTTCTTTGAAAACGGCAAAATCACCAAAATCAAGCTAGAAAATTTTAAAGATTTTAAAAGCGACGAGAAGATTTATTTTATCAGCGTAAACGATGAAGTGACTAAAAGACTGCAAAATTTGCCCAAATTCGTAAATTTAGAGCCGTATTTTGAGCTGGATACCATCTACAACGGCCTAGGTATCGACCGTATCGCTAGCTGCTACGCGGTAAAAAACGGCCTTATTATCGATGCCGGTAGCGCGATAACTATGGACGTTATGATGAACTCGATGCATCTTGGCGGCGCGATCATGCCCGGCATATCGCATGTTTTAAAAACCTACGATGACATCTCGCCGAGACTAAAAATCTCGCTAAATTCACAGATCGACCTCGACGCGCTCCCGCAAAAAACGACCGACGCGGTGAGCTACGGCGTCATAAAACCGATTTTACTTCTCATAGAAAACATGGCAAACGGCTCAAAAATATACTTCACGGGCGGCGACGGCGAGTTTTTGTCGCGCTTTTTTACCGACAGTATCTACGACCGTATGCTCGTTTTTCGCGGGATGCAAAAATTAATCGAACAAAAAAAGGACATTTTATGCTAA
- a CDS encoding PQQ-binding-like beta-propeller repeat protein, protein MRKFQAILAAALCIAVLGGCSTKRQYFEPTDVQNEKISENRLPASIATASLNGAVLKNGMAITKNGLLSPEIKLPKGATLLNSADGKFISSDLDGNLIVANGSNEILFQKKFNEAIVSAALEGDKLALLSAGNVIYLIDIATNDTLLEFESSSVYAQDSRVAAPFFMSSLVIFPTLDGKIMIVDKNQGRILRDVVVSSEQFFNNIISLNVVNDTMIAATGKRIVSISPEKTVYYNGEIKDIVINGEYVYILLKDGKIVLSDLNLQKIKDVEFKFAIFSSATVHNGSLYIMEKTGYLIKTDLALENAKIYELSDEVESQIFAGAKEFYYDDYSLELK, encoded by the coding sequence ATGAGAAAATTTCAAGCTATTTTAGCGGCCGCGCTATGCATCGCGGTGCTTGGCGGATGCAGCACGAAAAGGCAGTATTTCGAGCCGACCGATGTGCAAAATGAAAAAATTTCAGAAAACAGACTGCCTGCCAGCATCGCGACGGCAAGCCTAAACGGAGCGGTGCTAAAAAACGGCATGGCCATAACCAAAAACGGCCTACTCTCACCGGAGATAAAGCTACCAAAGGGCGCAACCTTGCTAAATTCCGCCGACGGTAAATTTATCAGCTCCGATTTGGACGGAAATTTGATCGTAGCAAACGGCTCAAACGAGATTTTATTTCAGAAAAAATTTAACGAAGCTATCGTTTCGGCAGCGCTTGAGGGAGATAAGCTAGCCCTTTTAAGCGCAGGCAACGTCATATACCTCATCGACATCGCGACAAACGATACTCTGCTCGAGTTTGAGAGCTCGAGCGTTTATGCGCAAGACTCCCGCGTCGCGGCGCCGTTTTTCATGAGCTCGCTCGTCATCTTTCCTACGCTTGACGGCAAAATCATGATAGTAGATAAAAACCAAGGCCGAATTTTGCGTGACGTAGTCGTGAGCAGCGAACAGTTTTTTAACAACATTATATCTCTAAACGTCGTAAACGACACGATGATAGCTGCCACAGGCAAGCGTATCGTCTCGATAAGTCCAGAAAAAACGGTTTACTATAACGGCGAGATAAAAGACATCGTCATAAACGGCGAATACGTATATATCCTACTAAAAGACGGCAAAATCGTGCTTAGCGATCTAAATTTGCAAAAGATAAAAGATGTGGAATTTAAATTCGCCATCTTTTCAAGCGCCACCGTTCATAACGGCTCGCTTTATATAATGGAAAAAACAGGCTACCTCATCAAGACCGATTTAGCGCTTGAAAATGCCAAAATTTACGAGCTTTCAGACGAGGTCGAGAGCCAAATTTTTGCCGGCGCGAAAGAATTTTACTACGACGATTACAGCTTAGAGCTTAAATGA
- the gatC gene encoding Asp-tRNA(Asn)/Glu-tRNA(Gln) amidotransferase subunit GatC, with the protein MQIDDTLLTKLEKLSSLKVESDKRREIEGQLSEILSFAGILDELDLSASRAVVSSIEGGTPLREDVSVSSDVIETILKNAPMSSGHFFVVPKIIE; encoded by the coding sequence ATGCAGATAGATGATACGTTATTAACCAAACTTGAAAAGCTTAGTTCGCTCAAAGTCGAGAGCGATAAGCGAAGGGAGATCGAAGGTCAGCTCAGTGAAATTTTGAGCTTCGCTGGAATACTAGATGAGCTTGATCTAAGCGCTTCTAGGGCGGTAGTAAGCTCTATAGAGGGCGGAACTCCGCTAAGAGAAGACGTAAGCGTGAGCTCGGACGTGATAGAAACTATACTAAAAAACGCTCCGATGAGCAGCGGGCACTTCTTCGTCGTACCAAAAATCATAGAGTAG